From Polaribacter haliotis:
TTTAGACTTTTCACTTAAATCTTCATTCATTTTTAAGCGAGTACAAATGTATTAAAATATTTTATTTTAAAGTCAATAAATAAATTTCAAAGTCAATAAATAATTTCTACTTTTGTTCTCTTACAACAACACAACAAAAAACCTTCACTAAATGCCTACAAATCAACTTGCACCAAAATTATTTGCATGCTCACAAAGCGTTACATTAGCAGAAAAAATTGCAAAAGAGTACAACACAACTTTAGGAAAAGTTAAAACAACAAAGTTTAGCGATGGAGAATTTCAGCCAGCTTTCGAAGAATCTGTAAGAGGAAGACGTGTTTTTATTATTGGATCTACATTTCCAAATGCAGACAATTTAATGGAAATGCTTTTAATGTTAGATGCAGCTAAAAGAGCATCAGCAAGACACATTACAGCAGTTATGCCCTATTTTGGTTGGGCAAGACAAGATAGAAAAGATCAACCAAGAGTTGCAATTGGAGCAAAATTGGTAGCCAATTTATTACAATCTGCAGGAGCTACCAGAATTATGACAATGGATTTACATGCAGATCAAATTCAAGGTTTTTTCGAAAAGCCAGTAGATCATTTATTCGCTTCTACTATTTTTATGCCATATATTAAAAGTTTAAAATTAGAGAATCTTACAATAGCATCTCCAGACATGGGAGGTTCAAAAAGAGCGTATGCATATTCTAAACACTTACATTCCGATGTTGTAATTTGCTACAA
This genomic window contains:
- a CDS encoding ribose-phosphate pyrophosphokinase — translated: MPTNQLAPKLFACSQSVTLAEKIAKEYNTTLGKVKTTKFSDGEFQPAFEESVRGRRVFIIGSTFPNADNLMEMLLMLDAAKRASARHITAVMPYFGWARQDRKDQPRVAIGAKLVANLLQSAGATRIMTMDLHADQIQGFFEKPVDHLFASTIFMPYIKSLKLENLTIASPDMGGSKRAYAYSKHLHSDVVICYKQRKKANVISHMELIGDVKGKNVILVDDMIDTGGTLAHAANLMMERGALSVRAICTHPILSGGAYEKIENSGLTELIVSDTIPLKKETSKIKVVSCAPLFADVMHKVQDNTSISGQFLM